The Lutibacter sp. Hel_I_33_5 genome has a window encoding:
- a CDS encoding heme A synthase codes for MKKHFPLLVKLTLIAVYLIFLAGAIVRMTGSGMGCPDWPKCFGYIIPPTSEAQITWQPNAEYKEGMIIIKNQTLFVAENDVKTTSEFNQTHWQEYTKHDYAKFNKYHTWTEYINRLTSALAGIPLLLMVVFSFKYWKEKKAITLISFGVFLLFLFEAWLGKTVVDSNLTPTIITIHMVVGLIIVALLLWLLSIVSNNKNHLTVQEVTEKKKYHSLFNKLVLISVIFSVIQIAMGTQVRQFIDEQVKLFGFENKQFSLLNPSFKFYFHRSFTIAIVLVNLGLFYLNQVKNLGYKLVNWILFLIFLETITGILMYYAEFPIGTQATHLLTGAILFGLQFYLWMQSRKVKK; via the coding sequence ATGAAAAAACACTTTCCTCTTCTAGTAAAACTGACATTAATTGCGGTCTATTTAATTTTTTTAGCGGGCGCAATTGTTAGAATGACTGGTTCTGGAATGGGTTGCCCAGATTGGCCAAAATGTTTTGGCTATATAATTCCACCTACATCTGAAGCACAAATTACTTGGCAACCAAACGCTGAGTATAAAGAGGGAATGATTATCATTAAAAATCAAACCTTATTTGTTGCAGAAAATGATGTGAAAACTACTTCTGAATTTAATCAAACACATTGGCAAGAATACACAAAACACGATTACGCAAAGTTTAATAAATATCATACTTGGACAGAATATATTAATCGACTAACTTCTGCTTTAGCTGGGATTCCGTTATTGTTAATGGTAGTTTTTTCATTTAAATATTGGAAAGAGAAAAAAGCAATTACGCTTATTTCTTTTGGAGTTTTTTTGCTGTTTCTTTTTGAAGCTTGGCTAGGAAAAACCGTTGTAGACTCAAACCTAACTCCTACCATTATTACCATTCATATGGTGGTTGGTTTAATAATTGTTGCGTTGTTGTTATGGCTGCTTTCAATCGTTTCAAACAACAAAAACCACTTGACTGTCCAGGAAGTGACAGAAAAGAAAAAGTATCATTCACTATTTAATAAACTAGTACTAATTTCTGTGATTTTTTCTGTGATACAAATCGCAATGGGAACTCAAGTCCGACAATTCATTGATGAACAAGTAAAATTATTTGGATTTGAAAACAAACAATTTAGTTTACTAAACCCTAGTTTTAAGTTTTACTTTCATAGATCATTCACCATTGCCATCGTATTAGTAAATCTTGGTTTATTCTATTTGAATCAGGTTAAAAATCTAGGTTATAAATTAGTGAATTGGATTTTGTTTTTAATCTTTTTAGAAACCATTACTGGAATATTAATGTACTATGCAGAATTCCCAATTGGTACACAAGCAACACATTTATTAACGGGAGCAATATTATTTGGACTTCAGTTTTATTTGTGGATGCAGTCTCGCAAAGTGAAAAAATAA
- a CDS encoding cation transporter produces MMKIQKYISAVLVVCVLLTSCKTESKKTDAPKVELAANTQKVSLNISGMTCEIGCAKTIQSKLSKKAGVLEAKVVFKDSIANIEYDANKTSKKDLIAFVDGIADGGLYKASECAKKAHICKENCKKECDTKSKKTCSTECKKECCIKETEKKA; encoded by the coding sequence ATGATGAAAATCCAAAAATATATTTCCGCAGTATTGGTAGTTTGTGTTCTTTTAACTTCTTGCAAAACAGAAAGTAAAAAAACAGACGCTCCTAAAGTTGAATTAGCAGCAAATACTCAAAAAGTTTCTTTAAATATTTCTGGAATGACTTGTGAGATTGGATGTGCAAAAACAATTCAATCTAAATTATCTAAAAAAGCTGGCGTTTTAGAAGCTAAGGTTGTTTTTAAAGATAGTATTGCTAACATTGAATACGACGCAAATAAAACTTCTAAAAAAGATTTAATCGCTTTTGTTGATGGGATTGCCGATGGCGGATTATACAAAGCGTCTGAATGTGCAAAAAAAGCACACATTTGTAAGGAAAATTGCAAGAAAGAATGTGATACTAAAAGTAAAAAAACATGTTCTACCGAATGCAAAAAAGAATGTTGCATTAAAGAAACTGAAAAAAAAGCTTAA
- a CDS encoding DMT family transporter encodes MNNQQQKWLYLIILSLVWGSSFILMKKALIGLTPIQVGALRMIITAIFLLIVGFNSIKRIQKKHWIYILYTALLGTFFPSFMFAYVVKGLDSSIASILNSFTPFNTLIFGAIVFGFAFKKKQVIGVLVGLVGTILLILKGADLNPDQNYWLASLILLASVGYAFNVNIVKKHLSDLDALAITTGNFILLLVPALIVLGFTDFYTAFEYTETNIESLVYITILSIVGTGIAKTMFNKMVHISSPVFASSVTYLIPIVAVFWGILDGEKLSYIQLIAGLVILFGVYLVNKAK; translated from the coding sequence ATGAATAATCAACAACAAAAATGGCTCTATTTAATAATACTTTCTCTTGTTTGGGGGAGTTCTTTTATTCTGATGAAAAAAGCATTGATTGGTTTAACGCCAATTCAGGTAGGAGCTTTACGAATGATTATTACCGCGATTTTTTTACTGATTGTTGGATTTAATAGTATTAAAAGAATTCAGAAAAAGCATTGGATTTACATTTTATACACGGCGCTTTTAGGAACGTTTTTTCCAAGTTTTATGTTTGCGTATGTTGTAAAAGGGTTGGATAGTTCTATTGCATCTATTTTAAATTCATTTACACCATTTAATACATTAATATTTGGAGCTATAGTCTTTGGTTTTGCTTTTAAAAAGAAACAAGTTATAGGTGTTTTAGTTGGTTTGGTTGGAACAATACTGTTAATTTTAAAAGGAGCAGATTTAAATCCAGATCAAAATTATTGGCTAGCTTCTTTGATTTTATTAGCCTCTGTAGGCTATGCGTTTAACGTAAATATTGTGAAAAAACATCTTTCAGATTTAGATGCTTTAGCAATTACAACTGGTAACTTTATATTGTTATTAGTTCCAGCATTAATTGTTTTAGGGTTTACAGATTTTTATACCGCTTTTGAATATACAGAAACTAACATAGAATCTTTAGTATATATTACAATTCTATCAATTGTTGGTACTGGGATTGCAAAAACCATGTTTAATAAAATGGTACATATTTCTTCGCCAGTATTTGCTTCATCAGTTACTTATTTAATTCCGATTGTTGCAGTTTTTTGGGGGATTCTAGATGGCGAAAAACTTAGTTATATTCAGTTAATTGCTGGTCTTGTAATCTTGTTCGGTGTTTATTTGGTGAATAAGGCAAAATAA
- the rplU gene encoding 50S ribosomal protein L21 — protein MYAIVEIAGQQFKVAKDQKVYVHRLQDKEGSKVTFDNVLLVEDKGNVTIGAPAIEGAAVTAKILSHLKGDKVIVFKKKRRKGYKKKNGHRQYLSEIQIESIAASGAKKATKKKAAPKKEEAKVAAPKAEAKAPKAAAPKKAAPKKAAKADDLKKIEGIGPKIAETLVAAGIATYADLAKAKPAKISEIIEGVRGNHVTDTWPAQAKLAAADKWDELKVLQDKLDGGVEK, from the coding sequence ATGTACGCAATCGTAGAGATAGCAGGGCAGCAATTTAAAGTAGCAAAAGACCAAAAAGTTTACGTTCATCGTTTACAAGACAAAGAAGGATCAAAAGTAACTTTTGATAACGTTCTTTTAGTAGAGGATAAAGGAAATGTAACTATTGGCGCCCCAGCTATAGAAGGAGCCGCAGTAACGGCCAAAATTTTAAGTCACCTTAAAGGTGATAAAGTAATCGTTTTCAAGAAGAAAAGAAGAAAAGGTTACAAAAAGAAAAATGGACATAGACAGTATTTAAGCGAGATTCAAATAGAATCTATCGCTGCTTCTGGTGCTAAAAAAGCAACTAAGAAGAAAGCTGCTCCTAAAAAAGAAGAAGCTAAAGTAGCAGCTCCAAAAGCTGAAGCTAAAGCTCCAAAGGCTGCCGCTCCTAAAAAAGCTGCACCAAAGAAAGCTGCTAAAGCAGATGATTTAAAGAAAATTGAAGGAATTGGTCCTAAGATTGCAGAAACATTAGTAGCTGCAGGAATAGCAACCTATGCAGATTTAGCAAAAGCTAAACCAGCAAAAATTTCTGAAATTATAGAAGGTGTTCGTGGAAATCACGTAACAGACACTTGGCCAGCACAAGCTAAATTAGCAGCTGCTGATAAGTGGGATGAATTAAAAGTATTACAAGATAAGTTAGACGGAGGCGTTGAAAAATAA
- the rpmA gene encoding 50S ribosomal protein L27: MAHKKGVGSSKNGRESESKRLGVKIFGGQAAIAGNIIVRQRGTTHNPGENVYMGKDHTLHARVDGVVEFRKKRDNKSYVSIVPFEA; the protein is encoded by the coding sequence ATGGCACATAAAAAAGGTGTAGGTAGTTCGAAGAATGGTAGAGAATCAGAATCGAAACGACTAGGAGTAAAGATTTTTGGAGGACAAGCTGCAATTGCAGGGAATATTATTGTTCGTCAAAGAGGAACAACACACAATCCAGGTGAAAATGTTTACATGGGTAAAGATCATACTTTACACGCTAGAGTTGATGGTGTTGTAGAATTCCGTAAGAAAAGAGATAATAAATCGTATGTTTCTATAGTTCCTTTCGAGGCTTAA
- the cyoE gene encoding heme o synthase: MNSSAITNTKTSVKTLVSDFKQLTKVGLSLSVVFSSVAGYLLAVESINYTTLILLAFGGYLMVGASNAFNQVIEKETDALMQRTKDRPLPTGRMSVSVALTIAIVFTIGGLAILYSINPKSALFGAISIFLYTCAYTPLKAVTPLAVFVGAFPGAIPFMLGWVAATNEFGVEAGFLFMIQFFWQFPHFWAIGWLQFEEYKKAGFNMLPMNKKDKNAVKQIIFYTIIMILVSVLPVLKVSGTFYILPVTAVVVAILGIVMLYYGIKLHKSETNVDARKLMLSSVLYITVVQIVYVVDKFLH; this comes from the coding sequence ATGAATTCTTCAGCAATAACAAATACTAAAACGTCTGTAAAAACTTTGGTTTCAGACTTTAAACAGCTTACTAAAGTTGGTCTGTCCTTAAGTGTCGTTTTTTCTTCAGTAGCGGGATATTTATTAGCTGTAGAATCCATAAACTACACTACACTAATTTTATTAGCATTTGGCGGTTATTTAATGGTTGGTGCATCCAATGCATTTAATCAAGTAATAGAAAAAGAAACCGATGCGTTAATGCAACGTACAAAAGATAGACCTTTACCAACAGGTAGAATGAGTGTTTCGGTAGCGTTAACTATCGCAATTGTATTTACTATTGGTGGCCTTGCAATATTATATAGTATCAATCCTAAAAGTGCATTGTTTGGCGCCATATCCATATTTTTATATACTTGTGCATACACACCTTTAAAAGCAGTTACACCTTTAGCTGTTTTTGTGGGGGCATTTCCAGGAGCAATTCCGTTTATGTTAGGTTGGGTTGCTGCAACAAATGAGTTTGGTGTAGAAGCAGGATTTTTATTTATGATTCAGTTTTTCTGGCAATTCCCGCATTTTTGGGCAATTGGTTGGTTACAATTTGAAGAATATAAAAAAGCAGGTTTCAATATGTTGCCGATGAATAAAAAAGATAAAAACGCTGTAAAGCAAATTATCTTTTATACCATTATTATGATTTTAGTTTCTGTGTTACCAGTTTTAAAAGTAAGCGGAACATTTTATATACTTCCTGTAACAGCAGTTGTAGTAGCTATTTTAGGAATTGTAATGTTGTATTACGGAATTAAATTACATAAATCTGAAACCAATGTTGATGCTAGAAAATTGATGTTATCTAGTGTTTTATATATTACAGTTGTGCAAATAGTGTATGTAGTTGATAAATTTTTACATTAA
- a CDS encoding cytochrome c oxidase subunit 3, with translation MSEQTLQDELKGAKKKSAKPMLWVSMISMVMFFAGLTSAYVISMNREDWVTFDLPQAFYISTFLIVGSSITLFLSQRFLKKSNLSASRILLVISLILGIGFIFYQYEGFNQLKSVGLYFTGKGSTVSTSFIIGITLMHVLHLIAGVIVLLVVIYNHFKNKYSATDMLGFELGAIFWHFVDVLWIYLFFFFYFIR, from the coding sequence ATGAGCGAACAAACTTTACAAGACGAATTAAAAGGAGCTAAGAAAAAATCTGCAAAACCTATGTTATGGGTTTCTATGATAAGCATGGTAATGTTTTTTGCAGGGTTAACAAGTGCCTATGTAATTAGTATGAATCGTGAAGATTGGGTTACTTTTGATCTGCCTCAGGCGTTTTATATCAGTACTTTTTTAATTGTTGGGAGTAGTATTACTTTATTTTTATCGCAACGATTTTTAAAGAAAAGTAATCTTTCAGCCTCAAGAATATTATTGGTAATCAGTTTAATTTTAGGAATTGGATTTATTTTTTATCAATATGAAGGCTTTAATCAATTAAAATCTGTAGGATTATATTTTACGGGTAAAGGGAGTACAGTTTCTACATCTTTTATCATCGGAATCACATTAATGCATGTTTTGCACCTAATTGCAGGTGTAATTGTGTTGCTAGTTGTAATTTATAATCATTTTAAAAATAAGTACTCAGCTACCGATATGCTTGGGTTTGAGCTAGGTGCAATCTTCTGGCATTTTGTAGATGTATTGTGGATTTATTTATTTTTCTTTTTCTATTTTATTAGGTAA
- a CDS encoding cytochrome c oxidase subunit 3 codes for MEANVALSSNDKQTWNGGGAKPFGASYGKMMMWFFIVSDALTFTGFLAAYGLTRFKFIDSWPIADEVFTHFPFLHGVHAPMYYVALMTFILIFSSVTMVLAVDAGHHMNKKKVTIYMFLTIIGGAIFLGSQAWEWKNFITGSYGAVKTTDGKILQFVDGTGHQIALSDFVHGERQDHREEHVKNNGLWFESEETISQYSIAQVQQAFAANPYIGIRTELIDASTKQKTILSREKALAELAKTKLVVEGANLKVNEYGNAIFADFFFFITGFHGFHVFSGVLINIIIFFNVILGTYERRGHYEMVEKVGLYWHFVDLVWVFVFTFFYLV; via the coding sequence ATGGAAGCAAATGTTGCTCTTTCTTCTAATGACAAGCAAACCTGGAATGGTGGAGGTGCTAAACCTTTTGGTGCTAGTTATGGTAAAATGATGATGTGGTTTTTTATCGTATCGGATGCTTTAACCTTTACAGGATTTTTAGCTGCTTACGGTTTAACACGTTTTAAATTTATTGATTCTTGGCCAATTGCCGATGAAGTATTTACTCACTTTCCGTTTTTACACGGGGTTCATGCGCCAATGTATTATGTAGCGTTAATGACGTTTATCCTTATTTTCTCTTCTGTAACGATGGTATTGGCAGTAGATGCTGGTCATCATATGAATAAAAAGAAAGTAACTATCTATATGTTTTTAACCATTATTGGTGGTGCTATTTTCTTAGGATCTCAAGCTTGGGAATGGAAAAACTTTATTACAGGTTCTTACGGAGCTGTAAAAACTACTGATGGTAAAATTTTACAATTTGTAGACGGAACAGGACATCAAATAGCCTTATCTGATTTTGTACATGGAGAAAGACAAGATCATAGAGAAGAACATGTAAAAAATAATGGATTGTGGTTTGAAAGTGAAGAAACTATTTCTCAATATTCTATAGCACAAGTACAACAAGCATTTGCAGCAAATCCATATATAGGAATTCGTACAGAATTAATTGATGCATCAACAAAACAAAAAACAATATTATCTAGAGAAAAAGCTTTAGCCGAGTTAGCTAAAACTAAGTTGGTTGTAGAAGGCGCAAACCTAAAAGTAAACGAATACGGAAATGCAATCTTTGCAGATTTCTTCTTCTTTATTACAGGTTTCCACGGTTTTCACGTATTCTCTGGAGTATTAATAAATATTATCATTTTCTTTAATGTAATCTTAGGTACTTACGAACGTAGAGGACATTATGAAATGGTAGAAAAAGTAGGATTATATTGGCACTTTGTAGATTTAGTTTGGGTATTTGTATTTACCTTCTTCTACTTAGTTTAA
- a CDS encoding cytochrome C oxidase subunit IV family protein translates to MAHANESNVKRIWIVFGILSLITIVEVGFGIVKPASLHLTSILGTSPLNWIFIILTLAKAYGITWVFMHMEGEKKWFRRSVVWTTVFLVCVLITFLMVEGDYLYSTLAPLVSW, encoded by the coding sequence ATGGCACACGCAAACGAATCTAACGTAAAAAGAATTTGGATAGTTTTTGGAATTTTATCTCTAATAACTATTGTAGAGGTAGGTTTTGGTATTGTAAAACCTGCATCATTACACTTAACAAGTATTTTAGGAACAAGTCCTTTAAACTGGATATTTATCATTTTAACATTAGCAAAAGCCTACGGAATTACATGGGTTTTTATGCATATGGAAGGGGAGAAAAAATGGTTTAGACGTTCTGTAGTTTGGACAACAGTTTTCTTAGTCTGTGTATTAATTACGTTTTTGATGGTTGAAGGCGATTATTTATATAGCACACTTGCACCACTAGTAAGTTGGTAA